In Rhodovulum sulfidophilum DSM 1374, the following are encoded in one genomic region:
- a CDS encoding AAA family ATPase, giving the protein MPDETELVAAIEALGEKLAEAKASITRRFIGQERVVDLTLSALLCGGHGLLIGLPGLGKTRLVSTLSTVMGLNGARIQFTPDLMPADILGSEVLETAPDGSRAFRFIEGPIFCQLLMADEINRASPRTQSALLQAMQEKSVTIAGEAHPLSPPFHVLATQNPIEQEGTYPLPEAQLDRFLVRIDVPYPDRRTEHDILLATTGVAEDEAHAVFTAAELIAAQKIVRRMPVGEGVVEMILDLVRACRPAESEAPPIVREAVAWGPGPRAAQALMLTVRAQALLEGRLAPSAEDVLKMAGPVLIHRMALSFAARARGEDLPRIIETVARETVRVEAAA; this is encoded by the coding sequence ATGCCCGACGAGACCGAACTGGTGGCCGCGATCGAGGCGCTGGGCGAGAAGCTGGCCGAGGCCAAGGCCTCGATCACCAGGCGGTTCATCGGGCAGGAACGGGTCGTCGACCTGACGCTTTCGGCGCTGCTTTGCGGTGGGCACGGGCTGCTGATCGGCCTGCCGGGGCTTGGCAAGACCCGGCTGGTGAGCACGCTGTCGACGGTGATGGGGCTGAACGGCGCGCGGATCCAGTTCACGCCCGACCTGATGCCGGCCGATATTCTCGGCTCGGAGGTGCTGGAGACCGCGCCCGATGGCAGCCGCGCCTTCCGCTTCATCGAAGGGCCGATCTTCTGCCAGCTGCTGATGGCCGACGAGATCAACCGCGCCAGTCCGCGGACCCAGTCGGCGCTGTTGCAGGCGATGCAGGAGAAATCGGTGACCATCGCCGGCGAGGCGCATCCGCTGTCGCCGCCCTTCCATGTGCTCGCGACCCAGAACCCGATCGAGCAGGAGGGCACCTACCCGCTGCCCGAGGCCCAGCTCGACCGCTTCCTGGTGCGCATCGACGTGCCCTATCCCGACCGCCGGACCGAACATGACATCCTTCTGGCCACCACCGGGGTTGCCGAGGACGAGGCCCATGCAGTCTTCACCGCCGCCGAGCTGATCGCCGCGCAGAAGATCGTGCGTCGGATGCCGGTCGGAGAGGGCGTGGTCGAGATGATCCTCGATCTGGTGCGCGCCTGCCGTCCGGCCGAGTCCGAGGCGCCGCCGATCGTGCGCGAGGCCGTGGCCTGGGGGCCGGGGCCGCGCGCCGCGCAGGCGCTGATGCTGACGGTCCGGGCGCAGGCGCTGCTGGAAGGGCGGCTCGCGCCCTCGGCCGAGGATGTGCTGAAGATGGCCGGGCCGGTCCTGATCCACCGTATGGCGCTGAGCTTTGCGGCCCGTGCCCGGGGCGAGGACCTGCCCCGGATCATCGAGACCGTGGCGCGCGAGACCGTGCGGGTCGAGGCCGCCGCGTGA
- a CDS encoding DUF58 domain-containing protein has product MISAAALRAHAEGLAEALPPLLAEAEHLAQAVLLGEHGRRRAGLGDEFWQYRPTHSGDEARMIDWRRSARSDAHFVREKEWQAAQSVLLWVDDAASMGFSGASDHPPKVQRARVLALALAVLLTRGGERVGLLGSDLPPRRGQHQILRLTEALGRELSPSDYGVPATRGMPPHSRAVFLSDFLGDLAPIETALAEAADRGVKGALVQVLDPAEEAFPFDGRTIFESMGGSLRHETLKAGDLRGRYLARLAERKARLADLARVTGWHYSAHHTGEGAQGALLWIYRALERGR; this is encoded by the coding sequence GTGATTTCCGCCGCCGCCCTCCGGGCCCATGCCGAGGGGCTGGCAGAGGCCTTGCCGCCGCTTCTGGCCGAGGCCGAGCATCTGGCCCAGGCCGTCCTGCTGGGAGAGCACGGGCGGCGCCGGGCGGGGCTTGGCGATGAGTTCTGGCAATACCGCCCGACCCATTCCGGCGACGAGGCCCGGATGATCGACTGGCGCCGTTCGGCCCGGTCGGATGCGCATTTCGTGCGCGAGAAGGAATGGCAGGCGGCGCAAAGCGTGCTGCTCTGGGTCGATGATGCAGCCTCGATGGGGTTCTCGGGCGCAAGCGACCATCCGCCCAAGGTGCAGCGCGCCCGGGTGCTGGCGCTGGCGCTGGCGGTGCTTCTGACCCGCGGCGGCGAGCGGGTGGGGCTTCTGGGCTCCGACCTGCCGCCCCGGCGCGGCCAGCACCAGATCCTCAGGCTGACCGAGGCGCTGGGGCGGGAGCTGTCGCCAAGCGATTACGGCGTGCCCGCGACCCGGGGCATGCCGCCCCATTCCCGCGCGGTCTTCCTGTCGGATTTCCTGGGCGATCTCGCCCCGATCGAGACCGCGCTGGCCGAGGCCGCCGATCGCGGTGTGAAGGGCGCCTTGGTGCAGGTGCTTGACCCGGCCGAGGAGGCCTTCCCCTTCGACGGGCGCACCATTTTCGAGAGCATGGGCGGCAGTCTCCGCCATGAAACGCTGAAGGCGGGCGATCTGCGCGGCCGCTATCTGGCGCGGCTGGCCGAGCGCAAGGCGCGGCTGGCCGATCTGGCGCGGGTGACCGGCTGGCATTATTCGGCGCATCACACCGGGGAGGGCGCACAGGGCGCGCTGTTGTGGATCTACCGAGCGCTGGAGCGCGGGCGCTGA
- a CDS encoding DUF1285 domain-containing protein: protein MIVKPVTESLAEAARAASGKGLPPVHLWDPPFCGDIDMRIARDGTWFYLGTPIGRAPLVRLFSTILKHEGGRFYLVTPVEKVGITVDDAPFVAVDFERGEEAGEPVLTFTTNVGDRVTAGPDHEIRVSRDPETGEPTPYLHVRAGLEALIDRKSFYRLAEIGETRPHEGQDWFGFRSQGAFFPAIPAAELS from the coding sequence ATGATCGTGAAACCCGTTACCGAAAGCCTCGCCGAAGCCGCCCGCGCCGCCTCGGGCAAGGGGTTGCCGCCGGTCCATCTTTGGGACCCGCCCTTCTGCGGCGATATCGACATGCGCATCGCCCGCGACGGCACCTGGTTCTATCTCGGCACGCCGATCGGCCGGGCGCCGCTGGTGCGGCTGTTCTCGACCATCCTCAAGCACGAAGGCGGAAGGTTCTATCTGGTGACCCCGGTCGAGAAGGTCGGCATCACCGTCGACGACGCGCCCTTCGTCGCCGTGGATTTCGAGCGCGGCGAGGAGGCCGGCGAGCCCGTCCTGACCTTCACCACCAATGTCGGCGACCGCGTCACGGCCGGGCCGGACCACGAGATCAGGGTCAGCCGCGACCCCGAAACCGGCGAGCCCACGCCTTATCTTCATGTCCGCGCCGGTCTCGAGGCGCTGATCGACCGGAAAAGCTTCTACCGCCTGGCCGAAATCGGCGAGACCCGGCCCCATGAGGGACAGGACTGGTTCGGCTTCCGTTCGCAAGGCGCCTTCTTTCCCGCGATCCCGGCCGCCGAGCTGAGCTGA
- a CDS encoding DUF4159 domain-containing protein codes for MAGLGALGFSAPLLLWGLVLLPTLWFLLRAVPPAPIRRRFPGVALLLGLADDEAQADRTPWWLLLLRMLAVAALILGFAGPVLNPQERTPGQGPLLVLLDGSWADARDWPRRIDRLEAVLDEAGRDERPVAVVLATDLPGDGLPFQAAELWAARLAGVQPAAWLPDAEAIAAWADGLEGRFDTVWLSGGLDWPGRTALLSALERHGRVGVLESQRPLMALRPAAFSDGTIALSVLRARPGPETEAMLAAAGRDPAGVERVLARLPVTFAPGETRAGAELVLPPELRNRISRFAIEGVRSAGAVSLTDDSLKRREVALIAGNENREGLQLLSPLHYLHQALAPTADLIEGTLGDVVLAHPDVIVLADVATLSPAESEALQGWVEAGGMLLRFAGPRLAASDVSRAEEDPLMPVRLRAGGRTVGGAMSWGEPKTLRPFGEASPFFGLPVPDDVRVNAQVMAQPDPSLADRSIAALSDGTPLVTRKKLGKGEVVLFHVTANAEWSTLPLSGLFVQMLERLAVSTRPARPDAVELAGTTWVPETVLDAFGALGEAGTLPGVPGEALAGARPGPGLPPGLYAGEDRRLAVNVIGADTVLSPAAWPARIAVEGFAVARETVLKGWVLALALALLAVDILASLWLSGRLRGARVPSRAGGAMVLALALLLPGGLRAEEAMPDDALALRATSEVVLAHVRTGDAEVDRIADAGLRGLSRKLAERTSIEPAAPIEVDLETDELSFFPFLYWPVTANQPMPSPAAYARLNRYLRTGGMILFDTRDADVAGYGGGSSEGRRLQQLARPLDIPPLEPIPPDHVLTRTFYLLQDFPGRNAGREVWVEAAPADAERVDGMPFRDLNDGVTPVVIGGNDWASAWAVDGQGVAMFPVGRGYAGERQREIAFRFGINLIMHVLTGNYKSDQVHVPALLDRLGQ; via the coding sequence ATGGCGGGTCTCGGAGCCCTTGGCTTTTCCGCGCCGCTGCTGCTCTGGGGGCTGGTCCTGCTGCCGACGCTGTGGTTCCTGCTGCGGGCGGTGCCGCCCGCGCCGATCCGGCGACGCTTTCCGGGGGTGGCTCTGCTTCTGGGGCTGGCCGATGACGAGGCGCAGGCCGACCGCACCCCCTGGTGGCTGTTGCTGTTGCGCATGCTGGCGGTGGCGGCGCTGATTTTGGGCTTTGCCGGGCCGGTCCTGAACCCGCAGGAGCGCACGCCCGGGCAGGGCCCGCTGCTGGTGCTGCTTGACGGAAGCTGGGCCGATGCCCGCGACTGGCCGCGCCGGATCGACCGGCTCGAGGCGGTTCTGGACGAGGCCGGGCGCGACGAGCGTCCGGTGGCGGTGGTTCTGGCGACCGATCTGCCCGGGGACGGGCTGCCGTTTCAGGCCGCCGAGCTTTGGGCCGCGCGGCTTGCCGGGGTGCAACCGGCCGCCTGGCTGCCCGACGCGGAGGCGATTGCGGCCTGGGCAGATGGGCTTGAAGGGCGGTTCGATACGGTCTGGCTGTCGGGCGGGCTCGACTGGCCGGGGCGCACCGCGCTGCTGTCGGCGCTGGAACGCCATGGCCGGGTCGGGGTTCTGGAAAGCCAGCGCCCGCTGATGGCGCTGCGCCCGGCCGCGTTCAGCGACGGGACCATTGCGCTTTCGGTGCTGAGGGCCCGGCCCGGCCCCGAGACCGAGGCGATGCTGGCGGCCGCCGGTCGCGACCCGGCCGGGGTCGAGCGGGTGCTGGCCCGCCTGCCGGTCACCTTCGCGCCGGGCGAGACCCGGGCCGGGGCCGAACTGGTCTTGCCGCCCGAACTGCGCAACCGGATTTCTCGCTTTGCGATCGAGGGGGTGCGTTCGGCCGGGGCGGTCAGCCTGACCGATGACAGCCTGAAGCGCCGCGAGGTGGCGCTGATCGCGGGCAACGAAAACCGCGAGGGCCTGCAACTGCTGTCGCCGCTGCATTACCTGCATCAGGCGCTTGCGCCCACCGCCGATCTGATCGAGGGCACGCTGGGCGATGTGGTGCTGGCGCATCCCGATGTGATCGTGCTGGCGGATGTCGCGACGCTGTCGCCTGCCGAATCCGAGGCCTTGCAGGGCTGGGTCGAGGCCGGCGGCATGTTGCTGCGCTTTGCCGGTCCGCGGCTTGCGGCCTCGGATGTCAGCCGCGCCGAGGAAGACCCCTTGATGCCGGTCCGGCTGCGGGCCGGCGGGCGCACCGTCGGCGGGGCGATGAGCTGGGGCGAGCCGAAGACGCTGCGCCCCTTCGGCGAGGCCTCGCCCTTCTTCGGGCTGCCGGTGCCCGACGATGTGCGGGTCAATGCGCAGGTGATGGCGCAGCCCGACCCCTCGCTGGCCGACCGCTCCATCGCGGCGCTCAGCGACGGCACGCCGCTGGTCACCCGCAAGAAGCTGGGAAAGGGCGAGGTGGTGCTGTTCCATGTCACCGCCAATGCCGAATGGTCGACCCTGCCGCTGTCGGGGCTGTTCGTGCAGATGCTTGAACGGCTTGCGGTGTCGACCCGGCCGGCCCGGCCCGACGCGGTCGAACTGGCGGGCACGACCTGGGTGCCCGAGACCGTGCTCGACGCCTTCGGGGCGCTGGGCGAGGCCGGAACCCTGCCCGGTGTGCCGGGCGAGGCGCTGGCCGGGGCGCGGCCCGGTCCCGGCCTGCCGCCCGGGCTTTACGCGGGCGAGGACCGGCGGCTTGCCGTGAACGTGATCGGCGCCGATACCGTGCTGAGCCCCGCCGCCTGGCCCGCCCGGATCGCCGTCGAAGGCTTTGCTGTGGCGCGCGAGACGGTTCTGAAGGGCTGGGTCCTGGCCCTGGCGCTGGCGCTGCTGGCGGTCGATATCCTGGCCTCGCTCTGGCTGTCGGGGCGGCTGCGCGGCGCGCGTGTGCCGTCCCGGGCGGGCGGGGCGATGGTGCTGGCCCTGGCGCTGCTGCTGCCGGGCGGGCTCCGCGCGGAAGAGGCGATGCCCGATGACGCGCTGGCGCTGAGGGCCACGAGCGAGGTCGTGCTGGCCCATGTCCGGACCGGCGATGCAGAGGTCGACCGGATCGCCGATGCCGGGCTCAGGGGGCTTTCGAGAAAACTCGCCGAGCGGACCTCGATCGAGCCCGCCGCGCCGATCGAGGTCGATCTGGAAACCGATGAGCTTTCGTTCTTTCCCTTCCTCTACTGGCCGGTGACCGCAAACCAGCCGATGCCCTCGCCCGCGGCCTATGCCCGGCTCAACCGGTATCTGAGGACCGGCGGCATGATCCTGTTCGACACCCGCGATGCCGATGTCGCGGGCTATGGCGGCGGCTCCTCCGAGGGGCGGCGGCTGCAGCAACTGGCGCGCCCGCTCGACATTCCGCCGCTGGAACCGATCCCCCCGGACCATGTGCTGACCCGCACCTTCTACCTGTTGCAGGATTTTCCCGGCCGCAATGCGGGCCGCGAGGTCTGGGTCGAGGCCGCCCCCGCCGATGCCGAGCGCGTCGATGGCATGCCGTTCCGCGACCTCAATGACGGGGTGACGCCGGTGGTGATCGGCGGCAATGACTGGGCCTCGGCCTGGGCCGTCGACGGCCAGGGCGTGGCGATGTTTCCGGTCGGGCGCGGCTATGCGGGCGAGCGCCAGCGCGAGATCGCCTTCCGCTTCGGGATCAACCTCATCATGCATGTGCTGACCGGCAACTACAAATCCGACCAGGTCCATGTGCCCGCGCTGCTCGACAGGCTCGGCCAATGA